A stretch of the Desulfobacter sp. genome encodes the following:
- a CDS encoding copy number control protein: MSEKDKLKQLTLRMPEYLHREFKLTAVRQGRTMGEVTIELIRKYVSKASDPL, encoded by the coding sequence ATGAGTGAAAAAGACAAGTTAAAGCAACTGACCTTGAGAATGCCGGAATATCTTCACAGAGAATTTAAGTTAACTGCGGTCAGGCAGGGGCGGACCATGGGCGAGGTGACCATTGAACTGATCAGAAAATATGTGAGCAAAGCATCTGATCCCTTGTGA
- a CDS encoding tautomerase family protein — MPHIIIKLYAGRSEQQKKELTEKIVTSAAKSLECKTSSISVAFEEFKPENWIEAVYKPDIMNGSATLYKNPEYNPFDQEPGHTDPDKTLNLTEHVRNAAELAARQDTSGIFNPMSWLDTELEDNPASFDPFFDTPWEKLSERGQGERMKAVRRVL, encoded by the coding sequence ATGCCCCATATTATTATCAAACTATATGCCGGTAGATCTGAGCAGCAGAAAAAAGAACTGACTGAAAAAATTGTCACCAGTGCAGCCAAGAGTCTTGAATGCAAAACATCTTCGATTTCAGTTGCATTTGAAGAATTTAAACCTGAAAACTGGATCGAAGCCGTGTATAAACCCGATATAATGAACGGGTCTGCAACCCTCTATAAAAACCCGGAATACAATCCTTTTGATCAGGAGCCAGGCCATACCGACCCGGATAAAACATTAAACCTGACAGAACATGTCAGGAACGCTGCCGAACTTGCCGCCAGGCAAGATACGAGCGGGATATTCAATCCCATGTCATGGCTGGACACTGAACTCGAAGACAATCCCGCCTCCTTTGACCCCTTTTTTGATACACCCTGGGAAAAATTATCAGAACGTGGGCAAGGCGAACGAATGAAGGCTGTCAGGCGGGTTCTCTAA
- a CDS encoding IS256 family transposase, with product MTEENTEFDFQKALKGIQEGKPFTGKGGVLTSLIKNLAEAALEGELESHLGQEVSANRRNGKSKKTIKSLDGKFELETPRDRAGTFSPQIVKKHQTTLSDEIERKIIALYGLGMSYNDMASHLQEIYGLEISNATLSTITDKIIHTVKEWQARPLENVYPIVWLDAIHYKVRENGKVGSKAVYTILGVNIEGRKEVLGLYISENEGANFWLQVLTDLSNRGVKDILIACVDGLKGFPEAIETIFPDTEVQLCVVHQIRNSLKYVGSKNKKEFMADLKRVYKAVNKDLAEEELDILENKWNDKYPIVIKSWRNNWERLSHFFKYPEEIRRIIYTTNTIEAVHRQFRKGAFPFSRF from the coding sequence ATGACCGAAGAAAACACCGAATTTGATTTTCAAAAAGCCCTTAAAGGCATCCAGGAAGGTAAACCCTTCACAGGTAAGGGCGGCGTCCTTACATCATTAATCAAAAATCTTGCTGAAGCTGCTCTTGAAGGAGAGTTGGAGTCCCATCTCGGGCAGGAAGTTTCTGCCAACCGCCGTAATGGAAAAAGCAAAAAGACCATTAAATCCCTGGATGGTAAATTTGAGCTGGAAACCCCGCGTGACAGGGCCGGAACCTTCTCTCCACAGATCGTCAAAAAACATCAGACAACGCTCAGCGATGAAATTGAAAGAAAGATAATAGCCCTTTACGGCCTGGGCATGAGTTATAATGATATGGCTTCCCATTTACAGGAAATCTATGGACTTGAGATTTCAAATGCCACTCTGAGCACCATTACCGATAAAATCATCCATACCGTCAAAGAATGGCAGGCCAGGCCGTTGGAAAATGTGTACCCAATCGTATGGCTTGATGCCATACATTATAAAGTACGAGAAAACGGAAAGGTCGGCAGCAAGGCCGTTTACACAATTCTTGGGGTGAATATCGAGGGCCGCAAAGAGGTTCTTGGGCTGTACATATCCGAGAATGAGGGTGCGAACTTCTGGCTGCAGGTGTTAACAGACCTTTCAAACCGAGGGGTAAAAGATATCCTGATTGCCTGTGTTGATGGTCTAAAAGGTTTTCCCGAGGCCATTGAGACCATATTCCCGGACACAGAAGTTCAACTCTGCGTAGTCCACCAGATCCGAAATTCATTGAAATACGTTGGTTCCAAAAATAAAAAGGAATTTATGGCAGATCTAAAACGTGTTTATAAAGCGGTCAATAAGGATCTGGCCGAAGAAGAACTGGATATCTTGGAAAATAAATGGAATGACAAATACCCGATTGTGATAAAATCCTGGCGGAACAACTGGGAACGCCTCAGTCATTTCTTTAAATATCCAGAAGAGATTCGACGGATAATATACACCACAAATACCATTGAGGCTGTGCATCGACAGTTTCGAAAGGGCGCATTCCCATTTTCCCGGTTTTAA